In Streptomyces sp. NBC_01707, a genomic segment contains:
- a CDS encoding barstar family protein, producing the protein MTVTYVIDGSEVTGLERFWQVIGEAVNGPGGYFGRNLDAFADCLSGGMGTPDDGDFVIEWRDHASSARALGHEETARHVRRLLGRAHPTNRPALQRDLDEALAGHGPTLFDQLVEIIEERTGPGTLRLR; encoded by the coding sequence ATGACCGTGACCTATGTGATCGACGGCTCCGAAGTCACCGGACTGGAACGGTTCTGGCAGGTGATCGGCGAGGCGGTGAACGGTCCCGGTGGCTACTTCGGCCGCAACCTCGACGCCTTCGCGGACTGTCTGAGCGGCGGCATGGGGACACCGGACGACGGCGACTTCGTCATCGAGTGGCGCGACCACGCAAGCTCCGCACGCGCCCTGGGCCACGAGGAGACCGCACGCCACGTGCGCCGGCTGCTCGGCCGGGCACACCCCACCAACCGGCCGGCCCTCCAGCGGGATCTGGACGAGGCACTGGCCGGACACGGTCCGACGCTGTTCGACCAACTGGTGGAGATCATCGAGGAACGGACCGGACCCGGCACACTGCGACTGCGCTGA
- a CDS encoding DUF2637 domain-containing protein has product MRLTDISLNWLLPGAVLLVGVMAAVAMVARGKRAADKSAADDSWERSEDRRRRKEALYATASYVLLFCCAAVAAALSFHGLVGFGRQNLSLSGGWEYLVPFGLDGAAMFCSVLAVREASHGDAALGSRLLVWTFAGAAAWFNWVHAPRGMDHAGAPHFFAGMSLSAAVLFDRALKQTRRAALREQGLVPRPLPQIRIVRWLRAPRETFGAWSLMLLEGVRTLDEAVDEVREDRREKEQNRLRRRDQEKLDRAHIKALNRQNRAWGRGGRGDTQIDVSAIAPAAGSAQSVVEPAIPEPGQLPLRPRPSLQAVNGASSKGSPDRDTSDPRTVDLTAEDDTQALPRLDSLERKLKDLEQQFG; this is encoded by the coding sequence ATGAGACTGACCGACATATCGCTGAACTGGCTACTTCCGGGCGCAGTCCTGCTCGTGGGGGTCATGGCGGCGGTGGCGATGGTCGCGCGCGGCAAGCGCGCCGCTGACAAGTCCGCGGCCGACGACAGCTGGGAACGCAGCGAGGACCGGCGCAGGCGCAAGGAGGCGCTCTACGCCACCGCCTCGTACGTGCTGCTGTTCTGCTGCGCGGCAGTCGCCGCCGCGCTCTCCTTCCATGGACTGGTCGGCTTCGGCCGGCAGAACCTCAGCCTCTCCGGTGGCTGGGAGTACCTCGTCCCGTTCGGCCTCGACGGGGCGGCGATGTTCTGCTCCGTGCTCGCCGTGCGCGAGGCCAGCCACGGTGACGCGGCGCTCGGCTCCCGGCTGCTGGTGTGGACGTTCGCGGGCGCGGCCGCCTGGTTCAACTGGGTGCACGCGCCGCGCGGCATGGACCATGCGGGTGCCCCGCACTTCTTCGCCGGGATGTCGCTGTCCGCAGCGGTGCTCTTCGACCGGGCACTGAAACAGACCCGCCGGGCCGCGCTGCGCGAACAGGGCCTGGTACCCCGCCCGTTGCCGCAGATCCGGATCGTACGGTGGCTGCGCGCGCCCCGGGAGACCTTCGGCGCCTGGTCGTTGATGCTGCTGGAGGGCGTACGCACGCTGGACGAAGCGGTCGACGAGGTACGCGAGGACCGGCGGGAGAAGGAACAGAACCGTCTCCGCAGGAGGGACCAGGAGAAGCTGGACCGGGCCCACATCAAGGCCTTGAACCGGCAGAACCGGGCCTGGGGCCGGGGCGGCCGGGGCGATACCCAGATCGATGTCTCGGCCATCGCCCCGGCGGCGGGCTCCGCACAGTCCGTCGTGGAGCCCGCCATACCGGAGCCGGGACAGCTGCCTCTACGCCCCAGGCCGTCCCTGCAAGCCGTGAACGGCGCGAGCTCGAAGGGCTCCCCGGACCGCGACACAAGTGATCCGAGGACCGTCGATCTCACCGCCGAGGACGACACCCAGGCCCTGCCCCGGCTCGACTCGCTGGAGCGGAAACTCAAGGACCTGGAGCAGCAGTTCGGCTGA
- a CDS encoding pyruvate dehydrogenase, with translation MAKQNVSEQFVDILVRAGVKRLYGVVGDSLNPVVDAIRRNSAIEWIQVRHEETAAFAAGAEAQITGALAACAGSCGPGNLHLINGLYDAHRSMAPVLALASHIPSSEIGLGYFQETHPGLLFQECSHYNEMISNPQQMPRLLQTAIQHAIGRGGVSVVSMPGDIASQPAPEKSIEHALVTSRPTVRPGDEEIEKLCRMVDEAKRVTLFCGSGTAGAHAEVMEFAERVKAPVGHALRGKEWIQYDNPYDVGMSGLLGYGAAYEATHECDLLVLLGTDFPYNAFLPTDVKIVQVDVRPENLGRRSKLDLAVWGDVRETLRCLTPRVKAKTDRKFLDRMLKKHAEALEGVVKAYTRKVEKHIPIHPEYVASVLDELADDDAVFTVDTGMCNVWAARYLSPNGKRRVIGSFSHGSMANALPQAIGAQFVDRNRQVVSMSGDGGFTMLMGDFLTLVQYDLPVKVVLFNNSSLSMVELEMLVAGLPSFGTTNKNPDFAAIARAAGAYGVRVEKPKQLEGALKDAFKQKGPALIDVVTDPNALSIPPRISAEMVTGFALSASKIVLDGGVGRMVQMARSNLRNVPRP, from the coding sequence ATGGCCAAGCAGAACGTGTCGGAGCAGTTCGTCGACATTCTCGTCCGGGCGGGCGTGAAGAGGCTCTACGGCGTCGTCGGCGACAGCCTCAACCCGGTCGTCGACGCCATCCGCCGTAACTCCGCCATCGAGTGGATCCAGGTCAGGCACGAGGAGACCGCCGCCTTCGCCGCCGGTGCCGAGGCGCAGATCACCGGCGCCCTCGCGGCCTGCGCGGGCTCCTGCGGCCCCGGCAATCTGCACCTCATCAACGGCCTCTACGACGCCCACCGTTCCATGGCCCCCGTCCTCGCCCTCGCCTCGCACATCCCTTCGAGCGAGATCGGTCTCGGCTACTTCCAGGAGACGCATCCGGGCCTGCTCTTCCAGGAGTGCAGCCACTACAACGAGATGATCTCCAACCCGCAGCAGATGCCGCGGCTGCTCCAGACGGCGATTCAGCACGCGATCGGCCGCGGCGGGGTCAGCGTCGTCTCCATGCCGGGTGACATCGCCTCCCAGCCGGCGCCGGAGAAGTCGATCGAGCATGCCCTGGTCACCTCGCGGCCGACGGTACGGCCCGGCGACGAGGAGATCGAGAAGCTCTGCCGGATGGTCGACGAGGCGAAGCGGGTGACCCTGTTCTGCGGCAGCGGCACCGCGGGCGCGCACGCCGAGGTCATGGAGTTCGCCGAGCGGGTGAAGGCCCCGGTGGGGCACGCGTTGCGCGGCAAGGAGTGGATCCAGTACGACAACCCGTACGACGTCGGCATGAGCGGGCTGCTCGGCTACGGCGCCGCGTACGAGGCGACCCATGAGTGCGATCTGCTGGTCCTGCTCGGCACCGACTTCCCGTACAACGCCTTCCTGCCCACCGATGTGAAGATCGTCCAGGTCGATGTGCGCCCCGAGAACCTGGGGCGCCGCTCCAAGCTGGATCTGGCGGTGTGGGGCGATGTCCGCGAGACGCTGCGCTGTCTGACGCCGCGGGTGAAGGCCAAGACCGACCGGAAGTTCCTCGACCGGATGCTGAAGAAGCACGCCGAAGCGCTGGAGGGCGTGGTCAAGGCGTACACCCGCAAGGTCGAGAAGCACATCCCGATCCATCCGGAGTACGTCGCTTCGGTGCTCGACGAACTCGCCGACGATGATGCCGTGTTCACCGTCGACACCGGGATGTGCAATGTCTGGGCGGCCCGCTATCTGTCCCCGAACGGCAAACGTCGGGTGATCGGTTCGTTCAGCCACGGCTCGATGGCCAACGCGCTGCCTCAAGCCATCGGCGCCCAGTTCGTCGACCGGAACCGGCAGGTCGTGTCGATGTCCGGCGACGGCGGATTCACCATGCTGATGGGCGACTTCCTGACCCTTGTCCAGTACGACCTGCCGGTGAAGGTGGTCCTGTTCAACAACTCCTCCCTGTCCATGGTGGAGTTGGAGATGCTGGTCGCCGGTCTGCCGTCGTTCGGCACGACCAACAAGAACCCGGACTTCGCCGCGATCGCGCGGGCCGCCGGGGCCTACGGCGTACGGGTCGAGAAGCCCAAGCAGCTCGAAGGCGCCCTCAAGGACGCCTTCAAGCAGAAGGGACCGGCCCTGATCGACGTCGTCACCGATCCGAACGCGCTCTCCATCCCGCCGAGGATCAGCGCGGAGATGGTGACCGGGTTCGCGCTCTCCGCCAGCAAGATCGTGCTGGACGGAGGCGTGGGCCGGATGGTGCAGATGGCCCGCTCCAACCTGCGGAACGTGCCCCGCCCCTGA
- a CDS encoding ribonuclease domain-containing protein has protein sequence MRIPPRITTLGGVAALLSVLFVGGPITASATAATASVGSICYSDLPSQAHDTLDLIEAGGPYPYSQDGVVFQNREGVLPSRNTGYYHEYTVITPGSPTRGARRIVTGEQSQEDYYTADHYVTFDLVDHGC, from the coding sequence ATGCGAATCCCCCCACGGATCACCACGCTCGGCGGTGTCGCCGCCCTCCTGTCCGTCCTCTTCGTCGGTGGCCCCATCACGGCCTCCGCCACCGCCGCCACCGCATCGGTCGGCAGCATCTGCTACTCGGACCTGCCGTCCCAGGCGCACGACACACTCGATCTCATCGAGGCGGGCGGTCCCTACCCCTACTCGCAGGACGGCGTCGTCTTCCAGAACCGGGAAGGCGTGCTGCCCAGCCGGAACACCGGCTACTACCACGAGTACACGGTGATCACCCCGGGCTCACCGACCCGCGGCGCGCGACGCATCGTCACGGGTGAGCAGAGCCAGGAGGACTACTACACCGCCGACCACTACGTCACGTTCGACCTCGTCGACCACGGCTGCTGA
- a CDS encoding protein phosphatase 2C domain-containing protein: MSQQGERPAAHEDDWWRRLYDETAADTGSTDAADSLDDRFDSASDAVGPSGQGEPGRDDGDGGTGAAVPDPRTPPAPPVQARAPWEPPAEAGRAPWEPPRGAAQPRAFAAPSNPEPPPVDEPPPVPPPGHDRPGIVDGPPPVPVSPPVPAPAEHVPPLPRRPVAERAESPEEPAPGGATGSGAGATPGGPDPVAPGPTSRPGVMYVGDRPPTYDAEPTALPATTPQELDGLVADTVLDGARYGTYTLRAASVRGDSARFRGEPRRDALLTVRFGAADNALVLVAVASGARAAEGAHLAAADACRWIGGAVGRSHARLAEDIRAGRRADLKSGLQRLTDRSYGRLRARAAELGLEPHEYTAGLRCLLLSADPDCRTRVFFGVGGGGLFRLRDGVWRDLEPDVPAPGAVTGEPVVGFGSASPESGPHGDRLTMDLGITTPPSPYIESSPPPPAEPFRFRASVARPGDTLLLCSTGLAEPLRGERALADELAERWTPPEPPGLAAFLADTQLRVKGYADDRTSVGVWEA; encoded by the coding sequence ATGAGTCAGCAGGGGGAGAGGCCCGCCGCCCACGAGGACGACTGGTGGCGCAGGCTGTACGACGAAACCGCCGCGGACACCGGGTCGACCGACGCGGCCGACAGTCTCGACGACCGCTTCGACTCGGCCTCGGACGCGGTGGGTCCGTCGGGGCAGGGCGAGCCCGGTCGTGATGACGGGGACGGAGGGACGGGCGCGGCCGTGCCCGATCCTCGGACACCGCCCGCGCCACCTGTACAGGCACGTGCGCCGTGGGAGCCACCGGCGGAGGCCGGGCGTGCCCCGTGGGAGCCACCGCGCGGCGCCGCACAGCCACGTGCCTTCGCCGCGCCGTCGAATCCCGAGCCGCCGCCCGTCGATGAGCCGCCCCCGGTCCCGCCGCCCGGACACGACCGGCCGGGGATCGTCGATGGACCACCACCCGTCCCGGTGTCGCCTCCGGTCCCGGCTCCGGCCGAGCACGTGCCGCCTCTGCCGAGGCGGCCGGTCGCCGAGCGTGCCGAGTCCCCGGAGGAGCCCGCACCCGGCGGGGCGACCGGTTCCGGCGCCGGGGCCACCCCGGGCGGCCCCGACCCGGTGGCTCCCGGACCCACATCCCGCCCCGGAGTCATGTACGTAGGGGACCGGCCGCCCACCTACGACGCCGAGCCCACCGCCCTGCCCGCCACCACCCCCCAGGAACTCGACGGGCTGGTCGCCGACACCGTGCTCGACGGGGCCAGGTACGGCACGTACACCCTGCGGGCCGCCTCGGTGCGCGGGGACTCCGCGCGGTTCCGCGGCGAGCCCCGGCGCGACGCCCTGCTCACCGTGCGCTTCGGCGCGGCCGACAACGCCCTCGTACTCGTCGCCGTCGCCAGCGGGGCCCGCGCCGCCGAGGGCGCCCATCTCGCGGCCGCCGACGCCTGCCGCTGGATCGGCGGTGCTGTCGGCCGTAGCCACGCCCGCCTCGCCGAGGACATAAGGGCAGGCCGCCGGGCCGACCTCAAATCGGGTCTGCAACGCCTCACCGACCGCAGCTACGGCAGGCTCCGCGCCCGCGCCGCCGAGCTGGGGCTCGAACCGCACGAGTACACCGCGGGCCTGCGCTGCCTGTTGCTGTCGGCCGACCCCGACTGCCGCACCCGGGTCTTCTTCGGAGTGGGCGGCGGCGGGCTCTTCCGGCTGCGTGACGGCGTCTGGCGGGACCTCGAACCGGACGTTCCGGCGCCCGGGGCCGTCACCGGGGAGCCCGTCGTGGGTTTCGGATCCGCGTCCCCCGAGAGCGGGCCCCACGGTGACCGGCTGACCATGGACCTGGGGATCACGACACCTCCGTCCCCGTACATCGAGAGCTCGCCCCCGCCGCCCGCGGAGCCCTTCCGGTTCCGGGCCTCGGTGGCCCGACCGGGGGACACGCTGCTGCTCTGCAGCACCGGGCTGGCCGAGCCGTTGCGCGGCGAGCGCGCCCTCGCCGACGAGCTCGCCGAACGCTGGACGCCCCCGGAACCGCCCGGCCTTGCGGCCTTCCTCGCGGACACCCAGCTCAGGGTGAAGGGGTACGCCGACGACCGCACGAGTGTCGGCGTCTGGGAGGCGTAA
- a CDS encoding ATP-binding protein → MHRRLAHTDLADISEVRCALREFLRYRWREESAEVAELLLSELVTNALVHTRHGAVVTVTVAPATLRVEVRDFVSGLPMSYVPDADDGTHGRGLILVQSLADAWGVKAHALGKVVWFELAGGRP, encoded by the coding sequence ATGCACCGCAGACTGGCTCATACCGATCTGGCGGACATCTCCGAAGTGCGCTGTGCGCTGCGGGAATTCCTACGATACCGATGGCGCGAGGAGTCGGCCGAAGTGGCGGAGCTCCTGCTGAGCGAACTGGTGACGAACGCCCTGGTCCATACACGGCACGGCGCGGTCGTCACGGTGACCGTGGCGCCCGCGACGCTACGGGTCGAGGTGCGGGATTTCGTATCCGGACTGCCCATGTCGTACGTACCGGACGCCGACGACGGTACGCACGGCAGAGGGCTGATCCTGGTGCAGAGTCTCGCGGACGCCTGGGGTGTGAAGGCGCACGCGTTGGGCAAGGTGGTCTGGTTCGAACTGGCCGGCGGAAGGCCCTGA
- a CDS encoding alpha-mannosidase, translating into MHDDRTLVEGRLERALHQFIRPAQYADRSPLGLSVWHAPGEPVPVVEAMKGTYEPFATGTEWGRPWSTSWFRLEGTVPEAWAGRHVEVVVDPGFSGQGPGFQAEGMLYDAEGVPLKGIHPHNRHLTVSASASGGESVSLLLEAAANPAVLEHGFEPTPLGDVLTAGDRPLYRFASADLAVLDEEVWHLVLDIEVLSELMHELPADRSRRHEILRALERMLDALDLHDVAGTAAAGRAELAEALSRPASASAHRISAAGHAHIDSAWLWPLRETVRKASRTFANVTALAQDYPELVFACSQAQQYAWVRDHQPHIWERIKRAVADGQWAPVGSMWVESDANMPGGEALARQIVHGKRFFEQELGVETQEIWLPDSFGYTAAFPQLARLAGVKWFLTQKLSWNQTNKMPHHTFWWEGIDGTRVFTHFPPVDTYNANFHARQLAHAEKNFADKGRATRSLVPFGWGDGGGGPTREMLEKARRLRDLEGSPRVEIEKPSAFFAAAEEEYAEQAPVWSGELYLELHRATYTTQAKTKQGNRRSEHLLREAELWATAAALRAPGYAYPYETLDRVWKTVLLHQFHDILPGSSIAWVHREARDTYEEVRAELADLVAEAVTQLGAADGLVALNSSPYDRGQVIELDAEASAVLPSGAQSQPLDEGRTAVFARSPGLGAGLLDGSAVPEREAVTSRTADGGFVLDNGLLRVTVDHDGLIAAVRDLDAHREVIAPGHRANLLQLHPDHPNHWDAWDIDRHYRRSRTDLTDAESVELVEEGPLRTAVRVVRTFGKSRLVQEIRLAAGSRQVDIETEVDWQESEKVLKAAFPLDVHAERSTAEIQFGHVHRATHDNTGWDAARFEICAHRWLRVAEPGYGVAVLNDSTYGHDVTRTPHESGLATTVRLTLLRAPHSPDPETDLGTHRFRYALAPGAEVTDAVRAGLALNLPLRAAVAPMVPSLITTGHPAVTVESVKLAEDRSGDVIVRLYESAGGRAEAALRVGFPVVRAQITDLLERPLHEATADEHGLVLALRPFQILTVRLTPA; encoded by the coding sequence ATGCACGACGACCGCACGCTGGTGGAGGGCCGCCTGGAGCGGGCTCTCCATCAATTCATCCGCCCCGCCCAGTACGCGGACCGGTCCCCGCTCGGTCTCTCGGTGTGGCATGCCCCGGGCGAGCCGGTGCCGGTGGTGGAGGCCATGAAGGGGACGTACGAGCCCTTCGCGACCGGAACCGAGTGGGGCAGGCCCTGGTCGACCAGCTGGTTCCGGCTGGAGGGCACGGTGCCCGAGGCGTGGGCGGGGCGCCATGTCGAGGTGGTGGTGGATCCCGGCTTCTCCGGTCAGGGACCCGGCTTCCAGGCCGAGGGGATGCTCTACGACGCCGAGGGCGTACCGCTCAAGGGCATCCATCCGCACAATCGCCATCTGACCGTCTCGGCCTCGGCGTCGGGCGGTGAGTCGGTCTCCCTGCTGCTGGAGGCGGCGGCCAACCCTGCCGTCCTGGAGCACGGCTTCGAGCCGACACCGCTCGGTGACGTCCTGACGGCGGGTGACCGGCCGCTCTACAGGTTCGCCTCCGCGGACCTGGCCGTGCTGGACGAGGAGGTCTGGCATCTCGTCCTGGACATCGAGGTGCTGTCCGAGCTGATGCACGAGCTGCCCGCCGACCGGTCGCGGCGCCACGAGATCCTGCGTGCGCTGGAGCGGATGCTGGACGCCCTGGACCTGCACGACGTGGCAGGCACGGCGGCCGCGGGCCGCGCCGAGCTGGCCGAGGCCCTGTCCCGCCCGGCGTCGGCGAGTGCGCACCGGATCTCGGCGGCCGGCCATGCGCACATCGACTCCGCGTGGCTGTGGCCGCTGCGCGAGACGGTACGGAAGGCCTCGCGTACGTTCGCCAACGTCACCGCACTCGCCCAGGACTATCCGGAGCTGGTCTTCGCGTGTTCGCAGGCCCAGCAGTACGCCTGGGTGCGTGATCATCAGCCGCACATCTGGGAGCGGATCAAGCGGGCGGTGGCGGACGGGCAGTGGGCGCCGGTCGGCTCGATGTGGGTGGAGTCCGATGCCAACATGCCGGGCGGCGAGGCGCTGGCGCGGCAGATCGTGCACGGGAAGCGCTTCTTCGAGCAGGAGTTGGGGGTGGAGACGCAGGAGATCTGGCTGCCGGACTCCTTCGGCTACACGGCCGCCTTCCCGCAGCTGGCACGGCTGGCAGGGGTGAAGTGGTTCCTGACGCAGAAGCTGTCCTGGAACCAGACCAACAAGATGCCGCATCACACCTTCTGGTGGGAGGGCATCGACGGGACCCGCGTCTTCACCCACTTCCCGCCCGTCGACACGTACAACGCGAACTTCCACGCACGTCAACTCGCGCATGCGGAGAAGAACTTCGCGGACAAGGGGCGGGCGACCCGGTCCCTGGTTCCGTTCGGCTGGGGTGACGGCGGGGGCGGTCCGACCCGGGAGATGCTGGAGAAGGCGCGCAGGCTGCGGGATCTGGAAGGGTCGCCGCGGGTGGAGATCGAGAAGCCGTCGGCGTTCTTCGCGGCGGCCGAGGAGGAGTACGCGGAGCAGGCGCCGGTCTGGTCCGGCGAGCTGTACCTGGAGCTGCACCGGGCGACTTACACCACCCAGGCCAAGACCAAGCAGGGCAACCGGCGCAGTGAACACCTGCTGCGCGAGGCCGAGTTGTGGGCGACTGCGGCGGCCCTGCGGGCACCCGGATACGCGTATCCGTACGAGACGCTGGACCGGGTGTGGAAGACGGTCCTGCTGCATCAGTTCCATGACATCCTGCCGGGCTCGTCGATCGCGTGGGTGCACCGCGAGGCCCGCGACACGTACGAAGAGGTGCGGGCGGAGCTGGCGGACCTGGTGGCGGAAGCGGTCACGCAGCTGGGCGCGGCAGATGGACTCGTCGCGCTGAACTCCTCGCCGTACGACCGAGGTCAGGTGATCGAGCTGGATGCGGAGGCAAGCGCTGTGCTGCCGTCCGGCGCCCAGTCGCAGCCGCTGGACGAGGGGCGTACGGCGGTGTTCGCACGGTCACCGGGACTGGGTGCGGGACTGCTCGACGGATCGGCGGTGCCGGAGCGGGAGGCGGTGACGAGCCGCACGGCGGACGGCGGGTTCGTCCTCGACAACGGGCTCCTGCGGGTCACCGTCGACCACGACGGGCTGATCGCGGCCGTCCGCGATCTCGACGCGCATCGCGAGGTCATCGCCCCCGGCCACCGGGCCAACCTCCTTCAGCTGCACCCTGATCACCCCAACCACTGGGACGCCTGGGACATCGACCGGCACTACCGCCGCTCCCGCACCGATCTGACCGATGCCGAATCGGTCGAGCTGGTCGAGGAAGGACCGCTGCGGACGGCGGTGCGCGTGGTGCGGACGTTCGGGAAGTCCCGGCTCGTGCAGGAGATCCGGCTGGCTGCGGGCAGCCGGCAGGTCGACATCGAGACCGAGGTGGACTGGCAGGAGTCGGAGAAGGTCCTCAAGGCTGCATTCCCGCTCGATGTGCATGCCGAACGGTCCACGGCAGAGATCCAGTTCGGCCACGTCCACCGGGCCACGCACGACAACACCGGCTGGGACGCGGCCCGTTTCGAGATCTGCGCGCACCGCTGGCTGCGGGTCGCCGAGCCGGGGTACGGGGTCGCGGTGCTCAACGACTCGACATACGGGCACGATGTGACACGGACCCCGCACGAGTCGGGTCTCGCCACGACCGTACGGCTGACGCTGCTGCGCGCCCCGCACAGCCCGGACCCGGAGACCGACCTCGGGACGCACCGGTTCCGGTACGCGCTGGCGCCCGGCGCGGAGGTCACGGACGCGGTCCGCGCGGGGCTCGCGCTCAATCTGCCGCTGCGGGCGGCAGTGGCCCCGATGGTGCCGTCGCTGATCACCACCGGGCACCCGGCGGTGACCGTGGAGTCGGTGAAGCTGGCCGAGGACCGCAGCGGCGATGTGATCGTGCGGCTGTACGAGTCGGCGGGCGGCCGGGCCGAGGCGGCGCTCCGGGTCGGCTTCCCCGTCGTGCGGGCACAGATCACCGACCTGCTGGAGCGACCCCTGCACGAGGCGACGGCCGATGAGCACGGTCTCGTGCTGGCGCTGCGGCCGTTCCAGATCCTGACGGTACGGCTGACCCCGGCCTGA